One genomic window of Sodaliphilus pleomorphus includes the following:
- a CDS encoding sodium:solute symporter yields MNDLQKATIVLATLVGYFIILFIISWLASRKSDTNTALTGGHQAPWFIVAIAMIGAPISGVTFISVPGMVIASQYSYMQMVLGFAVGYFVIAYVLMPLFFKRHLKSIYGYLEERFGARTHKTGAWFFFVSKMLGAAVRFLVVCVSLQLLVFDPLHIPFIVNIVITIALIFLYTLQGGVKTVIWTDTLKSLCLILSVVLCIVFVAKGLGGEGNIASKVIDSGTTRIFYLDNPSEGTYFWKQFLAGIFMVIAMTGLDQDLMQRTLASKNVKESKKGLVVSGIVQVFVVGLFLILGSILVLYTRSHGIATPEKADTLFSLVAWDKGMPVIVGILFVLGFVSAGYSAAGSALTALTNSFVVDILGSDKKQDDKQLGKTRKMVHIAMAAIMGLIILAFYYANNDSAIKLVYALASYTYGPILGLFAYGMFSKSTVRDKWVPVVCIAAPVLSWVLQYVAKQYWAYEIGFELLLYNAAFTILGLIALRAGKVQR; encoded by the coding sequence ATGAACGATCTACAGAAAGCAACCATTGTCCTGGCCACCCTGGTAGGATATTTCATCATTCTCTTCATCATCTCGTGGCTGGCCTCGCGCAAGAGCGACACCAACACCGCCCTCACCGGCGGGCACCAAGCACCCTGGTTTATCGTGGCCATCGCCATGATAGGGGCGCCCATATCGGGCGTCACCTTCATCTCGGTGCCCGGCATGGTCATCGCCTCGCAATACAGCTACATGCAGATGGTGCTGGGCTTTGCGGTGGGCTACTTCGTGATAGCCTATGTGCTCATGCCCTTGTTTTTCAAGCGCCATCTCAAGTCGATCTACGGCTACCTCGAGGAGCGCTTCGGGGCCCGCACCCACAAGACCGGTGCCTGGTTTTTCTTTGTGAGTAAGATGCTGGGGGCGGCAGTGCGCTTCCTGGTGGTGTGCGTGAGCCTGCAGCTGCTCGTCTTCGACCCGCTGCACATTCCATTCATTGTCAACATCGTCATCACCATTGCCCTCATCTTCCTCTACACCCTGCAGGGCGGCGTGAAGACCGTGATATGGACCGACACGCTCAAGAGCCTGTGCCTGATACTCTCGGTGGTGCTGTGCATCGTGTTTGTGGCCAAGGGCCTGGGCGGCGAGGGCAACATCGCCAGCAAGGTCATCGACAGCGGCACCACACGCATCTTCTACCTCGACAACCCCAGCGAGGGCACCTACTTCTGGAAGCAATTCCTGGCAGGCATCTTCATGGTCATTGCCATGACCGGCCTCGACCAGGACCTGATGCAGCGCACCCTGGCCAGCAAAAACGTGAAAGAGTCGAAAAAGGGACTGGTAGTGAGCGGTATCGTGCAAGTCTTCGTGGTGGGTCTCTTCCTCATATTGGGTTCGATACTTGTGCTCTACACCCGCAGCCACGGCATCGCTACGCCCGAGAAGGCCGACACTCTGTTCAGCCTCGTGGCCTGGGACAAGGGCATGCCTGTGATTGTGGGCATTCTCTTTGTGCTGGGCTTTGTCTCGGCAGGCTACTCGGCAGCCGGCTCGGCCCTGACGGCGCTCACCAACTCGTTTGTGGTCGACATCCTGGGCAGCGACAAGAAGCAGGACGACAAGCAGCTGGGCAAGACCCGCAAGATGGTGCACATCGCCATGGCCGCCATCATGGGTCTCATCATCCTGGCCTTCTACTATGCCAACAACGACAGTGCCATCAAGCTCGTCTACGCCCTGGCCAGCTACACCTACGGTCCCATACTGGGGCTCTTTGCCTACGGCATGTTCAGCAAGTCGACCGTGCGCGACAAGTGGGTGCCCGTGGTGTGCATCGCCGCGCCCGTGCTCAGCTGGGTGCTGCAATATGTGGCCAAGCAGTACTGGGCCTATGAGA
- a CDS encoding exo-beta-N-acetylmuramidase NamZ domain-containing protein, with protein MASAACTSGKTGAPAAKPVPATAQETNQVVVGAARTSEYVPLLKGKRIALLSNQTGIVGDKHVLDIMLEHGLQVVTIFSPEHGFRGKADAGEKVASGVDEKTGIPIASLYDGKSPMPSRSTMDKCDVVVIDLQDVGLRFYTYYVTMIHLMDAAAQYGKQVVVLDRPNPNGMTVDGPILDMKLKSGVGYLPIPTVYGMTMGELARMANGEGWLQDGKRVDLTVIPCLNYTHRTRYKLPVAPSPNLPNMLSVYLYPSLCYFEGTTVSLGRGTDFPFQCYGHPDMKGYKFTFTPSSRFGAKTPPQLGKLCHGVDLRGLDPEQVIAAGINLDYVIDAYNNLHRQGKPFLLKEGERNFFNLLMGNTQVYDMIVAGKSAKYIKATWQKDIEKFKAQRKPYLLYKE; from the coding sequence ATGGCGAGCGCCGCGTGCACCAGCGGCAAGACGGGCGCACCGGCCGCCAAGCCTGTTCCAGCAACCGCGCAAGAGACAAACCAAGTTGTTGTGGGCGCCGCCCGCACCAGCGAGTATGTACCCCTGCTCAAGGGCAAGCGCATCGCCCTGTTGAGCAACCAGACGGGCATTGTGGGCGACAAGCATGTGCTCGACATCATGCTTGAGCACGGGCTTCAGGTGGTGACCATCTTCTCGCCCGAGCACGGATTTCGCGGCAAGGCCGACGCTGGCGAGAAAGTGGCCAGCGGCGTCGACGAGAAGACGGGCATCCCCATCGCCTCGCTCTACGACGGCAAGTCGCCCATGCCCAGCCGCTCGACGATGGACAAGTGCGACGTCGTGGTCATCGACCTCCAGGACGTGGGCTTGCGCTTCTACACCTACTATGTGACCATGATACACCTCATGGATGCAGCAGCCCAGTATGGCAAGCAAGTGGTGGTGCTCGACCGTCCCAACCCCAACGGCATGACCGTAGACGGCCCCATCCTCGACATGAAGCTCAAGAGCGGCGTGGGCTACCTGCCCATACCCACGGTCTACGGCATGACCATGGGCGAGCTGGCCCGCATGGCCAACGGCGAGGGCTGGCTGCAAGACGGCAAGAGGGTCGACCTCACGGTCATTCCCTGCCTCAACTACACCCACCGCACACGCTACAAGCTGCCCGTGGCCCCAAGCCCCAACCTGCCCAACATGCTGAGTGTGTACCTGTATCCCAGCCTGTGCTACTTCGAGGGCACGACAGTGAGCCTGGGCCGCGGCACCGACTTCCCCTTCCAGTGCTACGGGCACCCCGACATGAAGGGCTACAAGTTCACGTTCACCCCCAGCAGCCGCTTTGGTGCCAAGACACCGCCGCAACTGGGCAAGTTGTGCCATGGCGTGGACCTGCGCGGGCTCGATCCCGAGCAAGTGATAGCCGCGGGCATCAACCTCGACTATGTGATCGACGCCTACAACAACCTGCACCGCCAGGGCAAGCCATTCCTGCTCAAGGAGGGTGAGCGCAACTTCTTCAACCTGCTCATGGGCAACACCCAGGTCTACGACATGATTGTGGCCGGCAAGAGCGCCAAGTACATCAAAGCCACCTGGCAAAAAGACATCGAGAAATTCAAGGCTCAACGCAAGCCCTATCTCTTATATAAAGAATAA
- the pepT gene encoding peptidase T, with protein MNLVDRFLKYVKFDTQSDELTNLTPSTPGQMVFAEQLRKELKDMGLSDISLDDNGYLMATLPSNCDKEVPTVGFIAHLDTAPDMSGHNVKPRVVSNYDGGKIVLNEKENIVLDPAQFPELKDFVGQDLIVTDGTTLLGADDKAGVAEIISAVEYFQEHPELKHGDIRIAFNPDEEIGKGAHLFDVKKFGAKWAYTMDGGYPGELEYENFNAASAKVTFTGLNVHPGAAKHKMLNSIRVATQFAVMIPRWETPEHTEGYEGFYHLISFEGTVEKTVLTYIVRDHDRARFESRKRELEHLCHKINCEFPGCASIEIKDQYYNMREKIEPVMHIVEVAEKAMKNTGVTPIIQPIRGGTDGAQLSFKGLPCPNIYAGGMNMHGRFEYVSTAAMEKAMLTIVEICKIVADEAK; from the coding sequence ATGAACTTAGTAGATCGTTTTCTAAAGTATGTGAAGTTTGACACTCAGAGTGACGAACTCACAAACCTCACCCCGTCGACCCCCGGTCAGATGGTGTTTGCCGAGCAGTTGCGCAAAGAGCTCAAAGACATGGGCTTGAGCGACATCTCGCTCGACGACAATGGCTACTTGATGGCCACATTGCCCAGCAACTGCGACAAGGAGGTGCCCACCGTTGGGTTTATCGCTCACCTCGACACCGCCCCCGACATGAGCGGCCACAACGTGAAGCCTCGCGTGGTGAGCAACTACGACGGCGGCAAGATCGTGCTCAACGAGAAGGAAAACATCGTGCTCGACCCCGCCCAGTTTCCCGAGCTGAAAGACTTTGTGGGGCAAGACTTGATCGTGACCGACGGCACCACACTGCTCGGAGCCGACGACAAGGCAGGTGTTGCCGAGATCATCAGTGCTGTAGAATATTTCCAGGAGCACCCCGAGCTCAAGCACGGCGACATACGCATAGCCTTCAACCCCGACGAGGAGATAGGCAAGGGAGCGCATCTCTTCGACGTGAAGAAGTTTGGCGCCAAGTGGGCCTACACTATGGACGGCGGCTATCCTGGCGAGCTGGAATATGAAAACTTCAATGCCGCCAGCGCCAAGGTCACCTTCACGGGTCTGAATGTGCATCCCGGGGCAGCCAAGCACAAGATGCTCAACTCGATACGCGTGGCCACCCAGTTTGCAGTGATGATACCGCGCTGGGAGACCCCCGAGCACACCGAGGGCTACGAGGGCTTCTATCACCTCATCTCCTTTGAGGGCACAGTCGAGAAGACGGTGCTCACCTATATCGTGCGCGACCACGACCGCGCCCGCTTCGAGAGCCGCAAGCGCGAGCTCGAGCACCTGTGCCACAAGATCAACTGCGAGTTTCCCGGCTGCGCAAGCATCGAGATCAAAGACCAGTACTACAACATGCGCGAGAAGATAGAGCCCGTGATGCACATTGTGGAAGTGGCCGAGAAGGCGATGAAGAACACCGGCGTGACGCCCATCATCCAGCCCATACGCGGCGGGACCGACGGCGCTCAGCTCTCGTTCAAGGGTCTGCCCTGCCCCAACATCTATGCCGGCGGCATGAACATGCACGGCCGCTTCGAGTATGTGTCGACCGCAGCCATGGAGAAGGCCATGCTCACCATCGTCGAGATATGCAAGATTGTGGCCGACGAGGCCAAGTAG
- a CDS encoding DNA/RNA non-specific endonuclease codes for MARRKKRRDAKWMYARRLLLVGSWVLLLVVILGAVLRWGVTGARRSLEIERGARLRDSLEVVKLPDHTPSQVLRYDGFTIYFNKKWHVPNCAVYELTRHEAQGSLPRTGSFVTDSAVAGCARPWDYTLSGYERGHIVPAGDMRWSRRAMAASFVMTNVCPQAKALNQGGWSKLEDKVRSWAVRDSALIVVAGPVLTPGMATIGPRHVAVPKHFFKVVLAPYARPMRAIGFIYPNARASRPLSHYAVSVDRVESVTGYDFFSALPHDVEREVESRASLDQWLR; via the coding sequence ATGGCTCGTCGCAAAAAAAGAAGAGATGCCAAGTGGATGTATGCCCGACGCCTCTTGCTCGTGGGCTCGTGGGTGCTGCTCCTGGTGGTGATTCTGGGCGCCGTGTTGCGCTGGGGCGTGACTGGCGCCCGGCGCAGCCTCGAGATTGAGCGGGGCGCCCGGCTGCGCGACAGCCTCGAGGTGGTGAAACTGCCTGACCACACCCCCAGCCAGGTGCTGCGCTACGATGGCTTCACGATATATTTCAACAAGAAGTGGCATGTGCCCAACTGCGCGGTCTACGAGCTCACACGCCACGAGGCGCAAGGCTCGCTGCCCCGCACGGGCAGCTTTGTCACCGACTCGGCCGTGGCTGGCTGCGCCCGCCCCTGGGACTACACCCTGAGCGGCTATGAGCGGGGTCACATCGTGCCGGCAGGCGACATGCGCTGGAGTAGGAGGGCCATGGCGGCATCGTTTGTGATGACCAATGTGTGCCCGCAGGCCAAGGCGCTCAACCAGGGCGGCTGGAGCAAGCTCGAGGACAAGGTGCGCTCGTGGGCAGTGCGCGACAGCGCGCTCATCGTGGTGGCCGGCCCCGTGCTCACGCCTGGCATGGCTACCATAGGGCCCAGGCACGTGGCTGTGCCCAAGCACTTCTTCAAGGTGGTGCTGGCCCCCTATGCACGGCCCATGAGGGCCATCGGGTTTATCTATCCCAATGCCCGGGCCTCGCGGCCGCTCAGCCACTATGCCGTGAGTGTAGACCGCGTGGAGAGCGTCACGGGCTACGACTTCTTCAGCGCTCTGCCCCACGACGTGGAGCGCGAGGTGGAGAGCCGGGCCAGCCTCGACCAGTGGCTGCGTTGA
- a CDS encoding DNA/RNA non-specific endonuclease, with translation MKLRKSSLLAIVALLVVPCMALCRHYTPRGKTQRTERVQAARSSVVTGQGIGSPLLKVGVPAGVPNVRLDYDAMIVYFNPRYHVPNCVIYDYTATLAAMSDAPGAERRKNYKFNPDPNCSSSPDWSDYRGSGYDRGHMAPAMDMRWSPVSMTQCFYMTNMCPQEHGLNGGCWRTLEQTVHKWTKRDKRLIIATGPVLGNGMDMIGPRRNIAVPKAFFKAVYAPAQGRAIAFLFNNVRTTGGIKDHVVSVSYVERVTGLSLFPGVSASIKSKSDYYQWK, from the coding sequence ATGAAACTCAGGAAATCTTCATTGCTCGCCATTGTTGCACTATTGGTGGTGCCTTGCATGGCACTGTGCCGCCACTACACCCCGCGCGGCAAGACGCAACGCACCGAGCGGGTGCAGGCAGCTCGCTCGTCGGTGGTCACGGGCCAGGGCATCGGTTCGCCCCTGCTCAAGGTGGGCGTGCCGGCCGGCGTGCCCAATGTGCGTCTCGACTACGACGCAATGATTGTGTACTTCAATCCACGCTACCATGTGCCCAACTGCGTGATCTACGACTACACGGCCACGCTGGCCGCCATGAGCGACGCACCGGGGGCCGAGCGGCGCAAGAACTACAAGTTCAACCCCGACCCCAATTGCAGCTCAAGCCCCGACTGGAGCGACTACCGCGGCTCGGGCTACGACCGTGGACACATGGCCCCTGCTATGGACATGCGGTGGAGCCCAGTGTCGATGACGCAATGCTTCTACATGACCAACATGTGCCCGCAGGAGCACGGCCTCAACGGCGGCTGCTGGCGCACGCTCGAGCAGACTGTGCACAAGTGGACCAAACGCGATAAGCGCCTCATCATCGCCACTGGCCCGGTACTGGGCAATGGCATGGACATGATAGGGCCGCGTCGCAACATTGCCGTGCCCAAGGCGTTTTTCAAAGCCGTGTATGCCCCTGCCCAGGGCCGCGCCATCGCCTTCTTGTTCAACAACGTGCGCACGACCGGCGGCATCAAGGATCACGTGGTGAGCGTGAGCTATGTGGAGCGTGTGACCGGACTCTCCCTCTTTCCTGGCGTGAGCGCAAGCATCAAGTCGAAGAGCGACTACTACCAGTGGAAATAA
- the mnmE gene encoding tRNA uridine-5-carboxymethylaminomethyl(34) synthesis GTPase MnmE encodes MYINDDTIVAVSTPHGMGGIAVVRVSGPQAVDTVARRWQGAPLGTMASHTAHLGRIVDSQGQLLDQVVLTIFRAPHSFTGEDVIEISCHGSMWIQQQVVVTLIDAGCRAATGGEFTQRAFAAGKMDLSQAEAVADLIASQSRASHRVAINQMRGVFSRKLAELRQQLLQFVSLIELELDFSEEDVQFADRGRLVDLARHIDSVISGLAQSYSSGNAIKNGLPVAIIGATNAGKSTLLNALLHDDRALVSDIQGTTRDVIEDTITLGGTLFRFIDTAGLREAKDEIESMGIERSYKKLDEAQLVLWVVDTTAPVESIDDFYRQLAPRFEGKHVITVLNKIDCADPAQLQRLQRTLPNTSLISAKNGDGIDGLQQHIVAAAGLPQIDDNALIVTNARHYEALTRARAAIERSIQGLSDGLSGDLVSQDIRECMYYLGQITGEITTDDILGEIFSHFCIGK; translated from the coding sequence ATGTATATCAACGATGATACTATTGTGGCGGTGTCGACGCCCCACGGCATGGGCGGCATCGCCGTTGTGCGTGTGAGCGGCCCGCAGGCTGTCGACACGGTGGCTCGGCGCTGGCAGGGAGCCCCGCTCGGCACCATGGCCAGCCACACCGCCCACCTGGGCCGCATTGTCGACTCGCAAGGCCAGCTGCTCGACCAGGTGGTGCTCACCATTTTTCGTGCCCCGCACTCGTTTACGGGCGAAGATGTGATCGAGATCTCGTGCCACGGGTCGATGTGGATTCAGCAGCAAGTGGTGGTCACCCTCATCGATGCCGGCTGCCGTGCCGCCACTGGGGGCGAGTTCACCCAGCGCGCCTTTGCCGCCGGCAAGATGGACCTCTCGCAGGCCGAGGCCGTGGCCGACCTCATCGCCTCGCAGAGCCGGGCCTCGCACCGTGTGGCCATCAACCAGATGCGTGGCGTCTTCAGCCGCAAGCTGGCCGAGCTGCGGCAGCAGTTGTTGCAATTTGTGTCGCTCATCGAGCTTGAGCTCGACTTCAGCGAGGAAGATGTGCAATTTGCCGACCGCGGCCGCCTCGTCGACCTGGCACGCCACATCGACAGCGTCATTTCGGGACTGGCCCAAAGCTACAGCTCGGGAAATGCCATCAAAAACGGCCTGCCTGTGGCCATTATTGGCGCTACCAACGCCGGCAAGTCGACCTTGCTCAACGCCTTGTTGCACGACGACCGCGCACTGGTGAGCGACATCCAGGGCACCACGCGCGACGTGATCGAAGACACCATCACCCTCGGGGGCACGCTGTTTCGCTTCATCGACACGGCAGGCCTGCGTGAGGCCAAAGACGAAATCGAGTCGATGGGCATCGAGCGCAGCTACAAGAAACTCGACGAGGCCCAACTTGTGCTTTGGGTGGTCGACACTACTGCCCCTGTCGAAAGTATCGACGATTTTTACCGCCAGCTTGCCCCCCGCTTCGAGGGAAAACACGTGATAACGGTGCTGAATAAAATCGATTGTGCCGACCCCGCACAGCTGCAGCGACTGCAGCGCACTTTGCCCAATACGTCGCTCATTTCGGCAAAAAACGGCGATGGAATCGACGGGTTGCAACAGCACATCGTCGCAGCTGCCGGCCTGCCCCAAATCGACGACAATGCCCTGATCGTGACCAATGCACGCCACTACGAAGCCCTCACCCGCGCCCGCGCCGCCATCGAGCGCAGCATCCAGGGCCTGAGCGACGGCCTGAGCGGCGACCTCGTGAGCCAGGACATACGCGAGTGCATGTACTACCTGGGCCAAATCACCGGTGAAATCACCACCGACGACATCCTGGGCGAAATCTTCTCCCACTTCTGCATTGGAAAATAG
- a CDS encoding cation diffusion facilitator family transporter yields the protein MNRNQQIIRTSVVGISANLFLAAFKAVAGWVAGSVAIVMDAINNLSDALSSVITIVGTKLSEKPADRNHPFGYGRVEYFSAIIISVIVFSTGILSLVESVKKIFHPTQPTYTAITLVIIIVAIVVKIVLGWYVKKQGVKLQSNALEAIGADATFDAVVTLSTLVSAGIMLITNINLDGILGSIISLVIIKAGIEMIGAPVGQLLGKSISRDMMHNIMQDVNQFAGVLGVYDVILNYYGPNAIIGSLHVSVPESMTARRIHGLTRSITKLLYDKYHIIVTVGIYAVSDHGKDGELQKSVMNFLKNYPHIEQVHGYFHLEEKHTITFDVVPDDTIHDDNAFHFQLLQAVRKVYPEYIFDIYIDHVYCK from the coding sequence GTGAACAGGAATCAACAGATCATCCGCACGAGTGTGGTGGGCATCTCCGCCAACCTCTTCCTTGCCGCCTTCAAAGCGGTGGCAGGATGGGTGGCAGGGTCTGTGGCTATCGTCATGGACGCCATCAACAACCTGAGCGATGCGCTCTCGTCGGTCATCACTATTGTGGGCACCAAATTGTCGGAAAAGCCTGCCGACCGCAATCATCCCTTTGGTTATGGCCGCGTGGAGTATTTCAGTGCCATCATCATCTCTGTCATCGTGTTCTCTACGGGTATCCTCTCGTTGGTGGAGAGCGTGAAGAAGATCTTTCATCCCACCCAACCGACTTATACCGCAATTACGCTGGTCATCATCATTGTGGCTATTGTCGTTAAGATTGTCTTGGGCTGGTATGTCAAGAAACAGGGTGTGAAGTTGCAGAGCAATGCCTTGGAGGCCATTGGCGCCGATGCCACTTTTGATGCAGTGGTGACCCTCTCGACCCTCGTCTCCGCCGGCATCATGCTTATCACGAACATCAACCTCGACGGCATTCTCGGATCCATTATCTCGCTCGTCATCATTAAGGCGGGTATTGAAATGATTGGAGCGCCGGTGGGACAGCTCCTCGGAAAGAGCATATCAAGGGACATGATGCACAACATCATGCAGGACGTGAATCAGTTTGCCGGAGTGCTCGGTGTCTATGATGTCATCCTCAATTACTATGGTCCCAACGCCATCATCGGTTCGCTCCACGTCAGCGTGCCGGAGTCGATGACGGCCAGGCGCATCCATGGCCTTACACGGTCCATCACCAAACTGCTCTACGACAAGTATCATATCATTGTCACAGTGGGCATCTATGCCGTAAGTGACCATGGCAAGGATGGTGAGCTGCAAAAAAGCGTTATGAATTTCCTGAAGAACTATCCACATATTGAGCAGGTGCATGGCTACTTCCATCTTGAGGAGAAACACACCATCACCTTCGACGTAGTGCCCGACGATACCATCCATGACGACAACGCTTTCCATTTCCAGCTCTTGCAGGCTGTCCGCAAGGTCTATCCCGAATATATTTTCGACATATACATCGACCATGTCTACTGTAAGTAA
- a CDS encoding tyrosine-type recombinase/integrase, translated as MDKYAAKPKLGKRVFPYILDAIKDDDSSEMKKRVHQENRNIRDRLEKVCQSLGWTTHLTSTYARHSFASNLNEQEVPRSYISDAMGHSLGNQGQITQRYISPYSLEKRMCYNALLLRKDEETLLASDSPQRPLGQTFLCQPKANFCRNSSRSLRKISRRH; from the coding sequence TTGGACAAGTATGCTGCCAAACCAAAGCTGGGTAAACGGGTCTTTCCTTATATTCTTGATGCCATTAAAGACGATGACTCTTCCGAGATGAAGAAACGGGTGCATCAGGAGAATCGAAATATTCGTGACCGTCTTGAAAAGGTTTGTCAAAGCCTTGGATGGACCACACATCTGACGAGCACGTATGCCCGCCATTCCTTTGCGAGCAACCTCAACGAGCAGGAGGTCCCACGCTCCTATATCAGTGATGCCATGGGACATAGCCTTGGCAACCAGGGGCAGATTACGCAAAGATACATATCGCCATATTCTTTGGAGAAGCGCATGTGCTATAATGCCTTGCTGCTCCGTAAGGATGAGGAAACGTTGCTGGCATCAGATAGTCCTCAGCGTCCGTTGGGACAAACGTTCCTCTGTCAACCAAAGGCAAACTTCTGCAGAAATTCGAGTCGTTCTCTGAGGAAGATCTCAAGGAGGCATTGA
- a CDS encoding RNA-binding domain-containing protein yields MNNKYLDIFIHLWNHAENEIVEFKKAEHSFDIDELGKYFSALSNEANLRERECGWIVFGVWDKQHKIVGTSFKEGEVAVNKLKQDMSQHTTDNLIFRDIVPIEVEGKRILLFQVPASPRNIVMHWKGIAYGRDGESLKPLNQAKQDAIRQQPPLPDWSAGLVPNATVEDLDELALAKARIEFKKVHSSNISASEVDAWSDEDFLSHSMMMRDGQLTRAAILLLGKPMSIQKIYPAVAQITWTLEDKDRNVIDYEHFTIPFILTVDKVLAKIRNMTMRELPGGTLFPDTMKQYDEYTIREVMHNAIAHQDYTLQQRIVFVESPDQLYYGNGGSFIPGTVENALEHRGPQLHYRNECLCRGMVNFNMIDTVGRGIRKIYTEQRNRFFPMPDYDIDNEHRTVGVTIYGKMIDEKYTELLKHDTSLTLKECIWLDAVQKHRPLTKEATKYLQDRELVEGKYPNLTISLSVAKLTNQLGHYTKEHGLAKEAIIKLVLQLAHNAGKEGFKRQDAFETLETALPISNSKDKKLRFISNLLVSLNKEGLITMTKVGRRWAITKLGEDKLRLQI; encoded by the coding sequence ATGAACAACAAATACTTGGACATTTTCATCCATCTATGGAATCATGCGGAGAACGAGATCGTAGAGTTCAAGAAAGCAGAGCATTCCTTTGATATTGACGAGCTCGGCAAATACTTCTCCGCTCTCAGCAACGAGGCCAATCTGCGTGAACGTGAATGTGGCTGGATTGTCTTTGGCGTATGGGATAAACAGCATAAGATCGTAGGAACTTCGTTCAAAGAGGGAGAGGTGGCCGTGAATAAGTTGAAACAGGATATGTCACAGCATACTACAGATAATCTTATCTTCCGTGACATCGTTCCTATAGAAGTAGAGGGTAAGCGTATTTTGTTGTTCCAAGTTCCTGCCTCGCCACGTAATATCGTCATGCACTGGAAAGGTATTGCATATGGTCGTGATGGAGAGAGCCTGAAACCGCTCAACCAAGCCAAACAGGACGCCATACGCCAACAGCCACCTTTACCCGATTGGTCAGCAGGACTGGTTCCCAACGCAACTGTGGAGGACCTTGATGAGTTGGCTTTGGCAAAAGCAAGGATAGAGTTCAAAAAAGTCCATTCGTCTAACATCTCAGCAAGCGAGGTGGATGCTTGGAGTGACGAAGATTTTCTTAGTCATAGCATGATGATGCGTGACGGGCAACTCACCCGTGCTGCCATCCTGCTTCTTGGCAAACCTATGTCAATACAAAAGATCTATCCTGCGGTGGCTCAGATAACATGGACTTTGGAGGACAAGGACAGAAATGTTATAGACTATGAACACTTCACGATACCTTTTATATTGACTGTCGATAAGGTACTGGCTAAGATACGAAATATGACCATGCGAGAGCTGCCCGGCGGTACGCTCTTTCCCGATACCATGAAGCAGTATGACGAGTATACTATCCGCGAGGTGATGCATAATGCCATTGCCCATCAGGACTATACCCTCCAACAACGCATAGTCTTTGTGGAGAGCCCTGACCAACTCTATTATGGCAATGGCGGCTCATTCATCCCTGGAACAGTGGAGAATGCGCTTGAGCATCGTGGGCCGCAACTCCATTACCGCAACGAGTGCCTCTGCCGTGGTATGGTCAACTTCAATATGATAGACACCGTAGGTCGTGGCATTCGTAAGATATACACGGAGCAGCGCAATCGCTTCTTTCCCATGCCCGACTACGATATCGACAACGAGCACCGCACCGTAGGCGTAACTATCTATGGCAAGATGATAGACGAGAAGTACACAGAATTGCTAAAACATGACACATCGCTGACTTTGAAAGAATGCATTTGGCTTGATGCTGTACAGAAGCACCGTCCTCTTACGAAGGAGGCTACAAAATATCTTCAGGATAGGGAATTGGTTGAGGGTAAGTACCCTAACCTAACCATTTCCCTTTCTGTAGCAAAGTTGACTAACCAACTTGGGCACTATACAAAGGAGCATGGACTTGCAAAAGAGGCCATAATCAAGCTCGTGTTACAGCTTGCTCATAATGCTGGTAAAGAAGGTTTTAAGAGGCAGGATGCTTTCGAGACCTTGGAAACAGCTCTTCCTATAAGTAACAGCAAGGATAAGAAACTCCGATTTATAAGTAATCTGCTCGTGTCTTTAAATAAGGAAGGGTTGATAACTATGACTAAAGTAGGGAGACGGTGGGCTATAACCAAGTTAGGGGAAGACAAACTTAGATTGCAAATATAG
- a CDS encoding cysteine peptidase family C39 domain-containing protein, translating to MICLVAITSTAQSISGCVIDEQAQPSRQGRREPLGISCMQMICAHSGKKYNQDFLSNICHATTQGVSLLGIRDAAVKLFLG from the coding sequence ATGATATGCCTCGTGGCGATAACATCGACCGCACAGAGCATTAGCGGGTGTGTGATTGACGAGCAAGCGCAGCCAAGTCGCCAGGGTCGTAGGGAACCACTGGGTATTAGTTGTATGCAAATGATATGCGCACACTCTGGAAAGAAATATAATCAAGATTTCCTCTCTAATATTTGTCATGCCACAACCCAAGGAGTGTCTCTTCTTGGCATAAGGGATGCCGCCGTCAAACTCTTCCTTGGCTAA